In Pseudomonas fluorescens, the following are encoded in one genomic region:
- the psrA gene encoding iron-containing alcohol dehydrogenase PsrA, giving the protein MTARFHNPVDTRFGWGSLQELAAITEHQNVAVVTFPEARGLGLVDRLQALLGERLVYVIEDVQPNPDVAQLRATYERFWQEAGDCHAVIAVGGGSAIDTAKALIVGTESGRFDELLALLASGKPFVPARSKQLIAAPTTAGTGSEVTPWATIWDSANHKKYSLHLDCTWPRVAIIDPQLMLTVPASVTVSTGLDALSHALESIWNINANPLSDTFAISAIEDILECLPLLRRDLSSQELRSRMALAALKAGMAFSNTKTALAHSISYEMTLHYGLPHGIACSFTLPLVLGLAWGHDATRDKTLQRVFGPDLDKAQARLRAFLHSLEVKTEFADYGVTAEEAQTMIDFALQGARGKNFIGSRAA; this is encoded by the coding sequence ATGACCGCCCGATTTCACAATCCAGTGGATACCCGTTTCGGCTGGGGCAGCCTGCAAGAGCTTGCCGCCATCACCGAACACCAGAACGTTGCCGTCGTGACCTTTCCCGAAGCCCGTGGCCTGGGGCTGGTGGATCGCCTTCAAGCGCTGCTGGGCGAACGCTTGGTCTACGTGATCGAAGATGTCCAGCCCAATCCCGATGTCGCGCAACTTCGCGCAACCTATGAACGCTTCTGGCAAGAGGCCGGTGATTGCCATGCGGTGATTGCCGTCGGTGGCGGCAGTGCGATCGACACCGCCAAGGCGCTGATTGTCGGCACCGAGTCAGGCCGCTTCGATGAGCTACTGGCATTGCTGGCAAGCGGTAAACCCTTCGTTCCGGCACGCAGTAAACAGCTGATCGCAGCCCCGACCACGGCAGGCACCGGCAGTGAAGTCACGCCTTGGGCGACGATCTGGGACTCCGCTAACCACAAGAAGTATTCCCTGCACCTGGACTGCACCTGGCCACGCGTCGCCATCATCGATCCGCAACTGATGCTCACGGTGCCGGCCAGCGTCACCGTTTCCACCGGGCTGGATGCTCTGTCCCACGCACTGGAGTCGATCTGGAACATCAACGCCAACCCGCTTTCCGACACCTTCGCCATCTCTGCTATCGAGGACATCCTCGAATGCCTGCCCTTGCTGCGGAGGGACCTGTCCAGCCAGGAACTGCGTTCACGGATGGCCCTCGCCGCACTCAAGGCCGGCATGGCGTTCTCCAACACCAAGACCGCACTGGCTCACTCCATCTCCTATGAGATGACCTTGCACTACGGCTTGCCCCATGGCATTGCCTGCTCCTTCACCCTGCCACTGGTTCTGGGCCTTGCCTGGGGCCACGACGCGACGCGCGACAAGACCCTGCAACGGGTTTTCGGGCCAGACCTGGATAAAGCCCAGGCCCGTTTGCGCGCCTTCCTGCACAGCCTGGAAGTGAAAACCGAGTTCGCCGACTACGGCGTAACGGCCGAAGAGGCCCAAACCATGATCGATTTCGCCCTGCAGGGCGCACGCGGCAAGAACTTCATCGGCTCACGAGCGGCCTAG